TTAACTTGCTTTTTTGTTCCACCGACTAACTCGACGGAACAAACAATCGGAGTCTTGAGGATTGCTAATGTTTCACCCTCTGTATGGATTCGAATGAGACCTTTGATTCCGTGGGTTGCACCAAAGTCGCCGACTTTGATGATACTTGGATCAGTCGACAATTTCTAAAGTGTAGTTTTTGCCTTGTTTGGTGCCAGCGGCTTGGAGAACTGTTCGCAAAGACTTTGCTATGCGACCGTTTTTTCCGATGACTTTTCCCAAATCTTTTTGAGCCACTCGAAGCTCAATGACCGTTTCCTCTTCTCCAGGCACTTGATTTACAACTACCTGGTCAGGTTGGTCTACTAGGGAATGAACTATATAACGAACAAGTGATTCCATTTGGATACTAGAATCTTAACCTTTGTATTTTGACCAGATGCCGTTCTTTTTAAGAAGAGCAAGGACAGTGTCAGTTGGTTGCGCGCCTTTTTTGAGCCAAGAAAGAGTTTTCTCTTCATTGAAATCAGACTGTTTTACCGCAGATGCAGTTGGGTGAAAATGGCCTACAGCCTCAATGAAACGA
The nucleotide sequence above comes from Leptospira kobayashii. Encoded proteins:
- a CDS encoding KH domain-containing protein, yielding MESLVRYIVHSLVDQPDQVVVNQVPGEEETVIELRVAQKDLGKVIGKNGRIAKSLRTVLQAAGTKQGKNYTLEIVD
- the rpsP gene encoding 30S ribosomal protein S16 translates to MVKLRLQRTGTKADPHYRIVAADIRSPRDGRFIEAVGHFHPTASAVKQSDFNEEKTLSWLKKGAQPTDTVLALLKKNGIWSKYKG